The following proteins are encoded in a genomic region of Coffea eugenioides isolate CCC68of chromosome 6, Ceug_1.0, whole genome shotgun sequence:
- the LOC113775377 gene encoding F-box protein At5g07610-like, whose protein sequence is MFPDDGGSPATDPLTGHLFEAEETLLRSSTAWPLAGKSRFSLSPDSSNTLKNPPQDCSHISAAGIVVAHNEDLLTQILLCLPLKSLIRFQCVSRGWLSIISNPSFRRLYCGSSNTRALILFRKIWRSCPELKFISFSDEYASSMETAISHLSSNFFTDGEITDLHSCNGLVAVVLKLSHGSREFAVYNPTTSQHRLIPQLNLLEDRHPFVALNIAFDPLKSDHYKLVCVWLGPPTMRIMNVNYGFSIYESETGTWRDSGDIFEIDYAHSPTHFRNGVLWNGCLHWITHWKAIVCFDLDKEDANFTLPSPPVSMEHSEIWYFGESGGCMYFIDINNPGEMLFDIFELASGCSEWVLKYHLNLAPLTILYPSMVDEEFDHSDDWLCRFWLTYFVEDENEKKARLVISLPGKVILYDINDTVVKVLAEVGPTDTDDGCRDYIYQWKDAYPFMKTLAYV, encoded by the coding sequence ATGTTTCCCGACGACGGCGGTTCTCCCGCCACAGACCCGTTGACTGGGCACCTATTTGAAGCCGAAGAAACCCTCCTCCGCTCCTCTACTGCTTGGCCGCTTGCTGGTAAATCAAGATTCAGCCTCTCACCTGATTCCTCAAACACCCTCAAAAACCCACCTCAAGATTGCTCTCATATATCAGCAGCAGGGATCGTCGTAGCCCACAATGAAGATCTCTTGACACAAATTTTACTTTGTTTACCTCTAAAATCCCTCATCCGCTTCCAATGTGTCTCCAGAGGATGGCTCTCGATCATTTCCAACCCCTCTTTCCGCCGTCTCTACTGTGGCAGCAGCAACACTCGAGCCCTCATTTTGTTCCGCAAAATATGGCGGAGCTGCCCGGAGCTCAAATTCATCTCTTTCTCCGACGAGTATGCAAGTTCAATGGAAACTGCCATCTCCCACTTAAGTAGTAATTTCTTTACTGATGGTGAAATTACGGATTTACATTCTTGTAATGGGTTAGTAGCTGTTGTGTTAAAATTGAGCCATGGTAGTCGAGAATTTGCTGTGTACAACCCCACAACTAGTCAGCATAGGCTTATCCCACAGCTCAATCTTTTGGAAGATAGGCATCCCTTTGTGGCTCTGAATATTGCATTTGATCCTTTAAAATCTGATCACTATAAATTGGTGTGTGTTTGGTTGGGACCCCCCACGATGAGAATCATGAATGTTAATTATGGATTCTCTATATATGAATCAGAAACTGGGACTTGGAGGGACAGTGGGGACATTTTTGAGATAGATTATGCTCATTCACCTACGCATTTCAGGAACGGTGTGTTATGGAATGGCTGTCTTCATTGGATTACTCATTGGAAGGCTATCGTTTGTTTTGATTTAGATAAAGAAGACGCTAACTTCACATTGCCTTCTCCTCCTGTCTCAATGGAGCACTCTGAAATTTGGTACTTTGGTGAGTCTGGTGGATGTATGTACTTTATTGATATTAACAACCCTGGAGAAATGTTGTTTGATATTTTTGAGTTGGCAAGTGGATGTTCTGAGTGGGTTCTGAAGTACCATCTTAATCTTGCTCCTCTAACTATTTTATACCCCTCAATGGTGGATGAAGAGTTCGATCACTCTGATGATTGGCTATGTAGATTTTGGTTAACTTATTTTGTTGAGGATGAGAATGAAAAGAAGGCGAGGCTAGTGATATCTCTTCCAGGCAAAGTAATTTTGTATGACATCAATGACACGGTCGTTAAGGTGCTCGCTGAAGTAGGGCCAACAGATACTGATGATGGCTGTAGAGATTACATTTATCAGTGGAAGGATGCCTACCCTTTTATGAAGACGCTGGCCTATGTTTGA